A single Clostridia bacterium DNA region contains:
- a CDS encoding XTP/dITP diphosphatase — MLEFIVATSNDGKLNEIRNFFHDIPIVFTSMDQLGINIEIEENGTSFEENATIKAKTVSRYTDSPVIADDSGLEVEYLNNEPGIYSARFSGENSTDQKNIEKLLKLMEGVEWENRKARFRCVMTMALPDGKIISVEGECRGYISNVPKGKNGFGYDPVFVWPPYNKTFAQLPDNVKNSISHRAAALKKLRRFILDSFVL, encoded by the coding sequence ATGCTTGAATTTATCGTTGCCACTTCTAATGATGGAAAATTAAACGAAATAAGGAATTTCTTTCATGACATTCCCATTGTTTTTACTTCTATGGATCAATTGGGAATAAATATAGAGATTGAAGAGAACGGTACTAGCTTTGAGGAAAATGCAACAATCAAGGCAAAAACTGTATCTAGATATACTGACTCTCCTGTTATAGCAGATGATTCAGGTTTGGAGGTTGAATATTTGAATAATGAGCCAGGAATATATTCTGCTAGATTTTCGGGAGAAAATTCTACCGATCAAAAGAACATAGAAAAACTTTTAAAACTGATGGAAGGAGTAGAATGGGAAAACAGGAAAGCTAGATTTAGATGTGTGATGACTATGGCTTTACCAGATGGTAAAATAATATCTGTAGAAGGAGAATGTAGGGGATATATATCAAATGTGCCTAAAGGTAAAAATGGCTTTGGATATGATCCGGTGTTTGTATGGCCGCCATATAATAAAACATTTGCCCAATTACCAGACAATGTGAAAAATTCAATTAGCCATAGGGCAGCTGCATTAAAAAAATTAAGAAGGTTTATTTTGGATAGTTTTGTTTTATGA
- the gatB gene encoding Asp-tRNA(Asn)/Glu-tRNA(Gln) amidotransferase subunit GatB, with protein MDFETVIGLEIHVELDTKTKIFCECTTEFGGEPNTHCCPICAGMPGTLPVLNKKVVEYAVRAGIALNCDISRLSKMDRKNYFYPDLPKAYQISQYDLPICKDGSVQIEVDGQKKTIGITRIHIEEDAGKLLHEKPGVSLADYNRGGVPLIEIVTEPDLRSAEEARVFAEKLKSILEYTEVSDCKMQEGSLRFDVNLSVRQKGQPEFGTRTEMKNLNSFRSLVNAIKYESGRQIKVLQDGGSISQETRRWDDSQNKSFAMRSKEEAHDYRYFPEPDLVPIELEDEWIEAIKKDLPEMPEVKKKRFVDQYELPDYDSDILTSSKALANFFEKCMEGYDNPKNVSNWIMGEVLRILKEQDKQPDEIPFKPKQLVDLLKMVDKGTISGNIGKKVLSDMFETCKDPGDIVKEKGLVQISDEGELLEIIAKVLEDNPKSVEDYRNGKQKAIGFLVGQTMKATRGKANPQMVNKLIREQLQ; from the coding sequence ATGGACTTTGAGACTGTGATAGGTTTGGAGATACATGTAGAACTGGATACCAAGACTAAAATTTTTTGTGAATGTACCACTGAGTTCGGTGGAGAGCCTAATACTCACTGCTGTCCTATTTGTGCTGGCATGCCTGGCACATTGCCGGTATTAAACAAAAAAGTAGTGGAGTATGCTGTAAGGGCTGGAATAGCTTTAAATTGTGATATATCGAGATTGAGCAAAATGGATAGAAAAAACTATTTCTATCCTGATCTGCCCAAAGCATATCAGATTTCGCAGTATGATTTGCCTATTTGTAAAGATGGTAGCGTTCAGATAGAGGTAGATGGACAAAAAAAGACCATTGGAATAACTAGAATTCATATAGAAGAAGATGCAGGTAAATTGCTGCATGAAAAGCCAGGTGTTTCACTTGCGGATTATAATAGAGGTGGGGTTCCACTGATAGAAATTGTTACAGAACCGGATTTAAGAAGTGCGGAGGAAGCTAGAGTTTTTGCAGAAAAACTGAAATCCATATTGGAGTACACTGAAGTTTCAGACTGCAAGATGCAAGAAGGTTCATTGAGGTTTGACGTAAACCTTTCTGTAAGACAAAAAGGTCAGCCTGAATTTGGAACTAGGACAGAAATGAAAAACCTTAATTCTTTTAGGTCTCTTGTAAACGCAATAAAATATGAGAGCGGCAGGCAGATAAAAGTTTTGCAGGACGGGGGCAGTATAAGCCAGGAGACTAGGAGATGGGATGATTCCCAGAACAAGAGTTTTGCCATGCGGTCAAAGGAAGAAGCCCATGATTATAGATATTTTCCGGAGCCTGATTTGGTTCCGATAGAACTAGAAGACGAATGGATTGAAGCGATAAAAAAGGATCTTCCAGAGATGCCGGAAGTTAAGAAAAAAAGATTTGTAGACCAGTATGAATTGCCTGATTATGATTCTGATATACTGACTTCATCAAAAGCATTGGCAAACTTTTTTGAAAAGTGTATGGAGGGCTATGACAATCCTAAAAATGTAAGCAATTGGATTATGGGAGAAGTGCTCAGGATATTAAAAGAGCAAGACAAGCAGCCGGATGAGATCCCTTTTAAACCTAAACAATTAGTAGACCTGCTGAAGATGGTAGATAAAGGCACAATAAGCGGTAACATAGGCAAAAAAGTATTGTCGGATATGTTTGAAACTTGTAAAGATCCAGGTGATATTGTTAAAGAAAAAGGACTTGTTCAGATAAGCGATGAGGGAGAACTTTTGGAAATAATTGCAAAAGTATTGGAGGATAACCCCAAATCAGTTGAAGATTATAGGAATGGGAAGCAAAAGGCGATAGGATTTTTAGTAGGGCAGACTATGAAAGCCACAAGAGGAAAAGCTAACCCTCAGATGGTAAATAAATTGATCAGGGAACAGCTTCAATAA
- the rph gene encoding ribonuclease PH: protein MDRIDGRKNNEIRKVKITPHFLKYSDGSVLIETGDTKVICAATVEEKVPPFLVGTGQGWITSEYSMLPASTKVRKVRESRRGKIEGRTHEIQRLIGRALRSIVDLKKLGERTIWVDCDIIQADGGTRTSSITGSYVAMMYALDKMQKKGLIDTIPVTDYVAAISVGIVDGQPLLDLCFLEDSNAKVDMNIVMTGNGEFIEIQGTGEKSPFTSSELLDLLDLGEKGVKEIIEVQKNALGAIANKIGMTDNA from the coding sequence ATGGACAGGATAGACGGAAGAAAAAATAATGAGATAAGAAAAGTTAAAATAACTCCACATTTTTTAAAATATTCAGATGGTTCAGTGCTCATCGAGACAGGAGACACTAAAGTGATATGTGCTGCTACCGTAGAAGAAAAAGTTCCCCCATTTTTAGTAGGTACCGGTCAGGGATGGATCACCAGTGAATATTCAATGCTACCTGCCTCTACTAAAGTAAGGAAGGTAAGAGAATCCAGAAGGGGCAAAATAGAGGGCAGAACCCATGAAATTCAGCGTTTAATTGGACGAGCCTTACGTTCTATAGTAGACCTGAAAAAACTGGGTGAAAGGACGATATGGGTGGATTGTGATATAATCCAAGCTGATGGGGGAACTAGAACATCATCTATTACCGGCTCATATGTAGCCATGATGTATGCATTGGATAAGATGCAAAAAAAGGGTTTAATTGATACAATACCAGTGACAGATTATGTTGCTGCCATAAGTGTGGGCATAGTAGATGGACAACCCCTTCTGGATCTATGTTTCCTTGAAGATTCCAATGCAAAGGTGGATATGAACATAGTAATGACTGGGAATGGTGAATTTATTGAGATTCAGGGGACAGGTGAAAAAAGCCCTTTTACTAGTAGCGAACTTTTAGATTTATTAGATTTAGGGGAAAAAGGAGTAAAGGAAATTATAGAAGTACAAAAAAATGCTCTAGGAGCTATAGCAAATAAAATAGGGATGACTGATAATGCTTGA
- the gatC gene encoding Asp-tRNA(Asn)/Glu-tRNA(Gln) amidotransferase subunit GatC produces MKITKKDVDYMASLSRLILSESEKEKFTHDLDEMLNYMDKLNELNTQDVEPTVHVFKMKNVFREDKVGPSTDRDEMLFNAPKSEDGCFKVPRIVE; encoded by the coding sequence ATGAAGATCACAAAAAAAGATGTAGATTACATGGCATCGTTATCCAGATTAATATTAAGCGAGTCTGAAAAAGAAAAGTTTACCCACGATTTAGATGAAATGTTAAACTATATGGATAAATTAAACGAATTGAATACTCAAGACGTTGAGCCTACAGTACACGTGTTTAAAATGAAAAATGTGTTTAGAGAGGATAAAGTTGGTCCTTCAACTGATAGAGATGAAATGCTGTTTAATGCTCCCAAAAGTGAAGATGGGTGTTTTAAAGTACCGAGAATAGTTGAATAA
- the ligA gene encoding NAD-dependent DNA ligase LigA — protein MVSQEITNQAKKLREQINYHNYRYYVLDQPEISDAEYDKLMRMLIELEQKYPDIITEDSPTQRVGGQPLKEFKPVVHSVPLLSLANAFSEKELLDFDRRVRQALNEDIEYVVELKMDGLSVALTYQDGKLVRGATRGDGRTGEDITSNIKTIKSIPLVLNEKVDIEVRGEVFMSKGDFQVLNKLRQDKEEPLFANTRNAAAGSLRQLDPSITAARPLDIFIFNVQRIQGVEFDTHYQSLEYMRRLGFKINSHNTLCSSINEAIDLCDYWSEKRSELPYEIDGIVIKTNSLKQREMLGNTSKAPRWAIAYKFPAEQKQTVIKDIIVQVGRTGVLTPTAVFEPVRLAGSVVQRATLHNEDYINSKDIRIGDTAIIQKAGDVIPEVVKIIENKRTGQEKKFSMPSQCPVCGADTFRSEGEAATKCTGVDCPARLKRSVIHFASRDAMDIEGMGPAIVNQLVDDKIISSAADLYYLKFEDLISLERMAEKSVNNLLNSIENSKDRELNNIIFALGIPFIGARAAYVIAKEFGSMQELEGADYDRLISINEVGEKMAKSIITFFKQTQNREFVDKLKYAGVNMEFKDTNEAIDKNLEGNIFVLTGTLKNYKRNQIKDIIERLGGRVSGSVSSRTDYVLAGENPGSKLEKARNIIAQSGNPKLKIINEQEFENMIK, from the coding sequence ATGGTTTCCCAAGAAATTACAAATCAAGCTAAAAAACTGAGGGAACAGATAAACTACCATAATTATAGGTATTATGTACTTGACCAACCGGAAATATCCGATGCTGAGTATGACAAGCTGATGAGAATGTTAATAGAGCTTGAACAGAAGTATCCGGATATTATAACTGAAGATTCTCCTACACAGAGAGTTGGAGGGCAACCTTTGAAAGAGTTCAAGCCTGTTGTACATAGTGTGCCACTCTTGAGTCTAGCCAATGCATTCAGTGAAAAGGAATTGTTGGATTTTGATAGAAGGGTAAGGCAGGCATTGAATGAAGATATTGAATATGTTGTTGAACTGAAAATGGATGGTTTGTCTGTTGCACTTACATATCAAGATGGAAAACTAGTGAGAGGGGCTACCAGAGGTGATGGAAGAACGGGAGAGGATATAACCTCAAATATAAAAACCATCAAAAGTATACCTTTAGTGCTCAATGAAAAAGTGGATATAGAGGTCAGGGGAGAGGTTTTTATGTCTAAAGGTGATTTTCAAGTGTTAAATAAACTGCGTCAAGACAAGGAGGAACCACTTTTTGCAAACACTAGGAATGCAGCAGCAGGGTCCTTGCGACAGTTAGACCCGTCTATAACTGCAGCTAGGCCTTTGGATATATTTATATTCAATGTACAGAGGATACAGGGTGTTGAATTTGATACCCATTACCAGAGCTTGGAATATATGAGACGTTTGGGTTTTAAAATAAATTCTCATAATACATTATGCAGTTCGATAAATGAGGCGATAGACTTATGTGATTATTGGTCGGAAAAGAGGTCGGAATTGCCTTATGAAATAGATGGCATAGTTATAAAAACAAATTCATTAAAACAAAGAGAGATGCTGGGAAATACCAGCAAAGCTCCCAGATGGGCAATTGCATATAAATTTCCGGCAGAGCAAAAGCAGACAGTGATAAAGGACATAATAGTGCAGGTGGGCAGAACGGGAGTTTTAACGCCTACGGCTGTATTTGAACCGGTGAGGCTGGCAGGTTCTGTTGTACAAAGGGCTACTCTCCATAATGAAGACTATATAAATAGCAAAGATATACGAATAGGGGATACTGCAATAATCCAAAAGGCCGGGGATGTGATACCGGAAGTTGTGAAAATAATTGAGAACAAAAGGACAGGACAAGAAAAAAAATTCAGTATGCCCTCACAATGTCCTGTGTGTGGTGCGGATACTTTCAGATCGGAGGGGGAGGCTGCAACTAAATGTACGGGAGTTGATTGTCCTGCAAGATTGAAACGAAGTGTAATACATTTTGCTTCAAGGGATGCGATGGACATCGAAGGAATGGGTCCTGCAATTGTAAATCAACTTGTTGATGATAAAATAATATCATCTGCAGCAGACCTTTATTATCTAAAGTTTGAGGATTTAATAAGCCTTGAAAGGATGGCAGAAAAGTCGGTAAACAATCTATTGAATTCAATAGAAAACAGCAAGGATAGAGAGTTAAACAATATAATATTTGCTTTAGGCATACCTTTTATTGGTGCTAGAGCGGCATATGTGATAGCAAAAGAATTTGGGAGCATGCAAGAGTTGGAGGGGGCAGACTATGATAGGCTAATCTCAATAAACGAAGTAGGAGAAAAGATGGCAAAAAGCATTATTACTTTTTTTAAGCAAACACAGAATAGAGAGTTTGTGGATAAGCTAAAATATGCCGGAGTTAATATGGAATTTAAAGATACAAATGAAGCTATAGATAAAAATCTTGAAGGGAATATATTTGTACTTACCGGAACACTAAAGAACTATAAAAGAAATCAAATAAAGGATATAATAGAAAGGCTAGGCGGCAGAGTATCGGGCAGTGTTAGCTCAAGAACCGATTATGTGTTAGCCGGTGAAAATCCCGGCAGCAAGCTGGAAAAAGCCAGAAATATTATCGCACAATCCGGAAACCCAAAATTGAAAATAATAAACGAACAGGAATTTGAAAATATGATAAAATGA
- the gatA gene encoding Asp-tRNA(Asn)/Glu-tRNA(Gln) amidotransferase subunit GatA, with translation MELYKLTVHECIDLLNKKEITSTELTQSVLDRIEKVESKTDAILTKCEENALNVAKEADKLISSDSERDDMTGIPFVLKDNIITKGIKTTCASKMLENFVPPYDATVVDRLKQKSAVLIGKTNLDEFAMGSSTENSAFKVTRNPWDTDRVPGGSSGGSAAAVAADEAYFALGSDTGGSIRQPASYCGIVGMKPTYGSVSRYGLVASASSLDQIGPLSKDVEDCAIILNSIAGEDQRDSTSAKVEHPDFRKALKENIKGLKIGVPKEYFGNEINPEVRQAVLKSIELLKHMGADYQEFSLPSAEYALSAFYIISSAEASSNLARFDGVKYGFRAEKYDDLLDLYNQTRSLGFGDEVKKRIIFGTYVLSSGYYDAYYLKALKARTLIKQDFDRAFENYDVIICPTSPTTAFKLGEKNDNPMEMYMQDICTISLNMAGLPGISIPCGFDSKGLPVGMQIVGKPFDEYTLIKTAYAFEQATDFHKHKPSLV, from the coding sequence TTGGAATTATATAAGCTTACAGTACACGAATGTATAGATCTGTTGAACAAAAAAGAAATAACATCCACTGAGTTAACACAATCAGTGCTAGATAGAATTGAAAAAGTAGAAAGCAAAACAGATGCTATTCTTACAAAATGTGAAGAAAACGCATTAAATGTTGCAAAAGAGGCTGACAAACTAATATCATCCGATTCAGAACGCGATGATATGACAGGCATACCCTTTGTTCTCAAGGACAACATCATTACTAAAGGAATAAAGACCACCTGTGCATCGAAAATGTTGGAAAACTTTGTTCCTCCTTATGATGCTACCGTTGTTGATAGATTAAAACAAAAGAGCGCAGTTCTAATAGGGAAAACAAATTTGGATGAATTTGCAATGGGTTCTTCTACCGAGAACTCAGCTTTTAAGGTTACCCGGAATCCATGGGATACTGACAGGGTGCCCGGAGGTTCCAGCGGAGGTTCTGCAGCTGCCGTGGCAGCAGATGAAGCGTACTTTGCATTAGGTTCAGATACAGGTGGTTCTATAAGGCAGCCTGCTTCTTATTGCGGTATAGTAGGTATGAAGCCTACCTACGGTTCTGTATCAAGATATGGTCTTGTAGCGTCTGCGTCCTCTTTGGATCAGATAGGTCCGCTTTCCAAAGATGTTGAAGATTGTGCCATTATTTTAAATTCCATAGCAGGAGAAGATCAGCGTGATTCTACCTCTGCAAAGGTTGAGCATCCTGATTTTAGAAAGGCATTAAAGGAAAATATAAAAGGCTTAAAAATAGGTGTGCCTAAAGAATATTTTGGAAACGAAATAAATCCGGAAGTTAGACAGGCAGTATTAAAATCTATTGAACTTTTAAAGCATATGGGTGCAGACTATCAAGAGTTTTCACTTCCAAGTGCTGAATATGCATTATCTGCATTTTATATTATCTCGTCAGCAGAAGCGAGCTCTAATTTAGCTAGGTTTGACGGAGTCAAGTACGGGTTTAGGGCTGAAAAATATGACGATCTCTTGGATTTGTATAATCAGACAAGAAGTCTTGGTTTTGGAGATGAGGTAAAGAAAAGAATAATATTTGGTACATATGTGTTGAGCTCTGGATATTATGATGCATATTATCTAAAAGCCCTTAAAGCCAGGACCCTTATAAAGCAAGACTTTGATAGAGCTTTTGAAAATTATGATGTTATTATATGTCCAACCTCACCGACAACGGCATTTAAGCTAGGTGAAAAGAATGACAATCCTATGGAAATGTACATGCAGGACATATGTACTATATCTTTAAATATGGCAGGATTGCCGGGCATATCAATTCCCTGTGGATTTGACAGTAAGGGTTTACCTGTAGGGATGCAGATTGTGGGAAAACCCTTCGATGAGTATACACTTATAAAAACGGCTTATGCTTTTGAGCAAGCTACAGACTTTCATAAGCATAAACCATCATTAGTATAA
- a CDS encoding metallophosphoesterase, giving the protein MRIGVVSDSHGKIFFLKRALDAMPKVDKLIHLGDHYSDIQSLNTRKYKDIILIKGNCDFGYDASDEEILHVEGNKIFVTHGHKYRIKWGEQLIVYKALEIQADIVLYGHTHIPQIFYNGTTVFINPGSVSEPRFSNQGTFAIIEIKKGKVIPSIIKLGEL; this is encoded by the coding sequence ATGAGAATAGGAGTTGTAAGCGATAGCCACGGAAAAATTTTTTTCTTAAAAAGGGCATTGGATGCTATGCCAAAAGTGGATAAATTGATACATTTAGGTGATCACTATAGTGATATTCAGTCATTGAATACAAGAAAATACAAGGATATAATTCTTATCAAAGGGAATTGTGATTTTGGTTATGATGCTTCAGATGAGGAGATTTTACATGTTGAAGGTAATAAGATATTTGTGACCCACGGGCATAAATACAGGATAAAATGGGGCGAGCAACTAATTGTTTATAAAGCATTAGAAATTCAAGCTGATATTGTATTGTATGGACATACACATATTCCACAAATTTTTTATAACGGAACCACAGTGTTTATAAATCCTGGAAGTGTATCAGAACCTAGATTTAGCAATCAAGGGACCTTTGCAATAATTGAAATAAAAAAGGGAAAAGTAATACCGAGCATAATAAAATTAGGCGAGTTGTAA
- a CDS encoding GerMN domain-containing protein encodes MLHKHKVVLSVIILILLCILLTSCKNPLKSLFGKDDTEDIVQEEEQEGLDETMQDEDGLRSTVLYYQDKHGYLVPVMRKIPWEEGIAKKAINALIDEPVIREEAAEMGLYPTLPEGTEILGMAIIPDTGNLARIDFNKNFMNYSSAAEENCIVQSIVYTLTEFPTIDQVELIIEGERVKELTYGTDISAPLTREVINVQSDSYSDSDQASNLMVYFYNDSNPDFEYFVPVTKIVATLEPNIESAIEEIIKGPDSDSELKSGIPEGTKLLGVQVKDGIAYINFSKEFNNFGEDKQAQERAIKAIVLTVKEFGDIKEVKILVEGQELESDNDTFSVPTFANEY; translated from the coding sequence ATGTTGCACAAGCACAAGGTAGTACTATCAGTAATTATTTTGATTTTGTTATGTATTCTTTTGACAAGTTGTAAAAATCCACTTAAATCGTTGTTTGGTAAAGACGATACTGAAGATATTGTGCAGGAAGAAGAACAAGAGGGCTTGGATGAGACAATGCAGGATGAGGATGGTCTTCGTTCTACTGTCTTGTATTATCAGGATAAACATGGTTATTTAGTTCCGGTAATGAGAAAAATACCTTGGGAAGAAGGGATAGCGAAAAAGGCTATCAATGCGTTGATAGATGAACCTGTGATAAGGGAAGAGGCTGCAGAAATGGGATTATACCCCACACTTCCAGAAGGTACTGAAATATTGGGAATGGCAATAATACCCGATACAGGAAATCTTGCCAGGATAGACTTCAATAAAAATTTTATGAATTATTCAAGTGCAGCCGAAGAAAATTGTATAGTACAATCGATAGTGTATACATTGACTGAGTTTCCCACTATAGATCAGGTAGAACTCATTATAGAAGGAGAAAGAGTTAAAGAATTGACTTATGGTACTGACATTAGTGCTCCCTTGACAAGAGAGGTTATAAATGTTCAATCAGATAGTTATAGTGATTCTGATCAAGCCTCTAATTTGATGGTCTACTTTTATAATGATTCTAATCCGGATTTCGAATATTTTGTACCTGTTACCAAAATAGTAGCAACACTAGAACCAAATATTGAATCTGCAATTGAGGAGATAATAAAAGGACCTGATTCTGATTCAGAGCTTAAATCGGGCATACCTGAAGGTACAAAGTTGCTGGGAGTTCAAGTCAAGGACGGCATAGCATATATTAATTTTTCTAAAGAATTTAATAATTTTGGGGAAGATAAGCAAGCGCAGGAGAGGGCTATTAAAGCCATAGTATTGACTGTGAAAGAATTTGGAGATATAAAAGAGGTAAAGATATTGGTAGAAGGCCAAGAATTAGAAAGTGATAATGATACATTTTCGGTACCTACCTTTGCTAACGAATATTAG
- a CDS encoding AIR synthase family protein: MKPGKLSNDDLKKILSGLSKKRDDILIGPAVGEDCGVVDFGQKVCVVSSDPITGAEKGVGFLAVNVSCNDVASCGVEPVAMLVTMMVPVTATLEMIQDIMMDINDAATALDVDIIGGHTEVTDVVNKVVIVSTVLGKGNKQNLITSSGAKPGDYVIMTKTAGIEGTSIIASDFYRGLSSHIDIDVLDSAIKFRDRISVVKEGIICGKENVSAMHDITEGGVYGAAWEIAEASGVGIELWKDDIKIARETEILCDFLNVDPYRLISSGSMLITAADCTRIISILKMNGIECNVIGKILDSSKRIKTGDGEYLELMPPDKDEIYKVEGKVKKLVKC, encoded by the coding sequence ATGAAACCTGGCAAATTATCAAATGATGATTTAAAGAAAATACTTTCAGGGCTGAGCAAGAAGAGGGACGATATATTGATTGGCCCTGCGGTGGGAGAGGATTGTGGAGTAGTTGATTTTGGTCAGAAAGTATGCGTTGTCTCTTCAGACCCTATTACAGGGGCTGAAAAAGGTGTGGGTTTTTTAGCTGTCAATGTTTCTTGTAATGATGTGGCATCTTGTGGTGTTGAGCCTGTAGCAATGTTGGTTACAATGATGGTACCTGTTACTGCAACCCTTGAGATGATACAGGATATAATGATGGATATCAATGATGCAGCGACAGCATTAGATGTAGACATAATAGGGGGTCATACCGAAGTCACCGACGTGGTAAACAAAGTAGTGATTGTATCGACAGTATTAGGGAAGGGAAATAAGCAGAATTTGATAACAAGCTCAGGTGCAAAACCCGGTGATTATGTTATTATGACTAAAACCGCAGGTATAGAAGGTACGTCTATTATTGCCTCTGATTTTTATAGAGGGCTATCAAGTCATATCGATATTGACGTATTGGATTCTGCTATAAAATTCAGGGATAGAATAAGCGTCGTCAAGGAAGGCATTATTTGCGGTAAAGAAAATGTATCTGCAATGCATGACATCACTGAAGGGGGCGTATATGGGGCTGCCTGGGAAATAGCTGAAGCATCAGGGGTGGGTATAGAGTTATGGAAGGATGATATAAAAATTGCCCGGGAAACAGAAATATTATGTGATTTCCTAAATGTTGATCCATATAGACTGATTTCAAGTGGGAGCATGTTGATAACAGCAGCAGATTGTACGCGTATAATCAGCATTCTAAAGATGAATGGCATAGAATGCAACGTTATTGGGAAGATTTTAGATAGCAGCAAAAGGATAAAGACAGGAGATGGAGAGTATTTAGAGCTCATGCCACCGGATAAAGATGAGATTTATAAGGTAGAAGGAAAAGTGAAAAAATTGGTTAAATGTTAA